A genomic region of Elaeis guineensis isolate ETL-2024a chromosome 9, EG11, whole genome shotgun sequence contains the following coding sequences:
- the LOC105051684 gene encoding probable carboxylesterase 18, with product MTEKCPAADLHRRHNAVSPPLPWKTRLFISVLSAITDASRRSDGTVNRRFLSFLDPRYPASHKPVAGVRTADITVDPSRNLWFRLFVPTGGDAAAGGRIPLIVFFHGGGFAFLSPDSRAYDAVCRRICRKVNAVIASVNYRLSPEHRCPAPYEDGEDVLRFLDGGGLARSDPAAAGLVDLSSCFLAGDSAGANIAHHVARRWAAAAAGGEWKTLRLAGLVAIQAYFGGEERTEAEIRLQGAPLVSTRRTDWLWRAFLPEGADRDHEVVNVFGPRAAALEEEYPATMVVVGGFDPLQDWQRRYYEGLRARGKEARLVEYPDAIHAFYVFPELKESAYLIAEIRDFVEEHRHK from the coding sequence ATGACGGAAAAGTGCCCAGCGGCGGATCTCCATCGTCGTCACAACGCCGTCTCCCCTCCGCTCCCATGGAAGACGCGCCTCTTCATCTCCGTCCTCTCCGCCATCACCGACGCTTCACGGCGCTCCGACGGGACCGTCAACCGCCGCTTCCTCTCCTTCCTCGACCCCCGCTACCCCGCCTCCCACAAGCCGGTCGCTGGCGTCCGCACCGCGGATATCACCGTCGACCCCTCCCGCAACCTCTGGTTTCGCCTCTTCGTTCCCACCGGCGGCGACGCCGCCGCTGGCGGCCGGATCCCTCTGATCGTCTTCTTCCACGGCGGCGGTTTCGCGTTCCTATCCCCGGATTCGCGCGCCTACGACGCGGTTTGCCGGCGGATCTGCCGGAAGGTTAACGCCGTGATCGCGTCCGTGAACTACCGGCTCTCGCCGGAGCACCGGTGTCCGGCGCCGTACGAGGACGGGGAGGACGTGCTCCGTTTCTTGGACGGCGGGGGGCTCGCGAGATCCGACCCCGCCGCCGCCGGTCTGGTGGATCTCTCCAGCTGCTTCCTCGCCGGCGACAGCGCCGGCGCCAACATCGCCCACCACGTCGCCCGCCGGTGGGCCGCCGCCGCGGCCGGCGGCGAGTGGAAGACGCTCCGATTAGCGGGGTTGGTGGCGATCCAGGCGTACTTCGGAGGGGAGGAGAGGACGGAAGCGGAGATCCGTCTGCAGGGGGCGCCGCTGGTGTCCACGAGAAGGACGGACTGGCTGTGGAGGGCGTTCTTGCCGGAGGGTGCGGACCGGGACCATGAGGTGGTGAATGTTTTCGGGCCGCGGGCGGCGGCGCTGGAGGAGGAGTACCCGGCGACGATGGTTGTGGTGGGGGGGTTCGATCCGCTCCAGGATTGGCAAAGGAGGTACTACGAGGGTTTGAGGGCGAGGGGGAAGGAGGCGAGACTGGTGGAGTACCCGGATGCGATCCACGCCTTTTACGTGTTCCCGGAGTTGAAGGAGTCGGCGTACCTGATTGCCGAGATTAGGGATTTCGTGGAGGAGCATCGGCATAAGTAA